Proteins from a genomic interval of Sphingobacterium sp. SYP-B4668:
- a CDS encoding UvrD-helicase domain-containing protein, producing the protein MSQIAPLKILKASAGSGKTFSLTLHYISLLLADENNYREILAVTFTNKATAEMKERILSVLSGLAMADQNSKIADFRTRLLVQHPHWDAQTIQEKAYQVFRKILHDYSHFTVSTIDGFSQKVIRSFTYELNLDAGYKIEMNTNKVKQDLTVMLNHLLDERPDLLDWIIEFADKKIANNENWNYRQQLTGLASLIFTENFQEFNAFLTVADTKEVFNLLNKEIQDKTRTFLETFSLTIEMFSTTLKSFNITAEDLKGKSRNKLITTSKVSPNIFKQSPSELQKLFDKYLELLENEDPYTGTDKVVRYDIQQALYPILQQIADLYRFYPSFIAYHAVQGNLYYLRLLKEMSDLLGQWRKNNGAQLISDSQILLNKLGLDENSDPTFIWEKIGNRYNYFLFDEFQDTSRIQWKNYSPLLINALGNAKQELSEHLIVGDVKQSIYRWRNGDWRILLQQVEQQIVQTFHLRANQQHQFIENGSLDTNFRSLPNIIDLNNYLFQRIPHALQHVLNEKVREELDENDWHWWVESGNNNMLIKAYENSNQLVPEKKRDDLTRTGSIEIQYLPVTDGRWRRNQVIEESLAHLCTKIGDWLSSGRYKARQIGILVRSNAQAKQVIQQLMEYKNTVGLELEVISGDALTLISNDAILLLVETLKALVYNSESHTLHRAKMAYLYQLIRSNSSFDTTYWLAFKSNNIQDIRPILPSQLVEEWNQLQKSPLIHLVEKLIEIYGLTTKQNKHLPYILAFKDIINNFSQSGERGITQFLEFWEEDGNRATLPSSGKVNAIEVTTIHKSKGLAYDVVMIPFCSWDLDGKLNGDFWIDVQDSPFAQLGKIPIKYNSSVGRSIFYKQYFEEMLFNYMDALNTFYVATTRAVEHLYICAPSFKETVDKKTGEILGYEVKNEYISDLLYQALGQDDAPFTFENGQLAIGQTALQKEEPTLSPKTVAEQGGKVIHQSIALDAYPISQELQKAFDKSTKRTINTIMMMEKAAQYGILAHEIMSEISLEKEIDRWVDKYIEEGVLTAEDRPFILREIHQIWHHPQINKWLNGQYKIWNEASIILETGETIRPDKVFTAEHETIVLDFKFTKGDSADHKWQVDNYKKALENLGYQQVKGFLYYAKSNELVEVK; encoded by the coding sequence ATGTCTCAAATAGCACCCTTAAAAATACTCAAAGCCTCAGCTGGATCAGGAAAGACCTTCAGTCTTACCCTACATTACATTTCTTTGTTGCTGGCAGATGAAAATAATTACAGAGAAATACTTGCCGTAACGTTCACAAACAAGGCTACGGCTGAAATGAAAGAACGCATCCTGTCCGTGCTCTCTGGTCTGGCCATGGCTGATCAAAACAGTAAGATTGCTGATTTTCGCACACGTTTATTGGTCCAGCATCCACACTGGGATGCGCAGACCATCCAGGAGAAAGCTTATCAAGTATTTCGAAAAATCCTTCACGACTACAGTCATTTTACCGTCAGCACCATAGATGGATTTTCGCAGAAAGTAATCCGAAGCTTCACCTACGAACTAAATCTCGATGCCGGATACAAGATCGAGATGAACACCAATAAAGTAAAACAGGACCTTACCGTCATGCTCAATCACTTACTGGATGAGCGTCCCGATTTGCTGGATTGGATTATCGAATTTGCAGACAAAAAAATAGCCAATAATGAAAACTGGAATTATCGTCAACAACTGACTGGGTTGGCGAGCTTGATCTTTACCGAAAACTTTCAAGAATTCAATGCTTTCTTGACTGTGGCTGATACCAAAGAAGTATTCAACCTCCTAAACAAAGAAATCCAGGACAAGACCCGCACATTCTTGGAAACCTTTAGCCTTACTATTGAAATGTTTTCCACCACATTGAAGAGCTTTAATATCACAGCTGAGGACCTCAAGGGCAAATCACGGAATAAACTCATTACAACTAGTAAAGTGAGCCCGAATATTTTCAAGCAATCTCCTTCCGAACTACAGAAACTATTTGATAAATACCTGGAGCTCCTCGAAAATGAAGACCCATATACAGGGACCGATAAAGTCGTTAGATACGACATACAACAAGCGCTATATCCGATCTTACAACAAATAGCCGATCTCTACCGATTTTACCCCAGCTTCATCGCTTATCATGCCGTCCAAGGCAATCTTTACTACCTACGTCTGCTCAAGGAAATGAGTGATCTACTAGGCCAATGGCGTAAAAATAACGGAGCGCAACTCATCTCGGATTCACAGATCCTGCTCAACAAATTAGGATTGGATGAAAATAGCGACCCCACTTTTATATGGGAAAAAATCGGCAATCGCTACAACTACTTCTTGTTCGACGAGTTTCAAGACACTTCTCGCATTCAATGGAAAAATTACAGCCCGTTGCTAATTAACGCATTAGGTAATGCTAAGCAAGAGCTGAGCGAACACCTAATCGTAGGTGATGTAAAACAAAGTATATACCGATGGCGTAATGGCGATTGGCGCATATTATTACAACAGGTTGAACAACAAATCGTACAAACCTTTCACCTCCGAGCGAATCAGCAACATCAATTTATCGAAAATGGTTCACTGGACACCAATTTCCGAAGCCTACCCAACATTATAGATTTAAATAATTATTTATTCCAACGAATACCACATGCACTTCAACATGTACTCAACGAGAAGGTTAGAGAGGAGCTTGATGAAAACGACTGGCATTGGTGGGTGGAGTCTGGTAATAATAACATGTTGATCAAAGCCTATGAGAACAGCAACCAGCTCGTCCCCGAAAAAAAACGGGATGACTTGACACGAACTGGCTCTATTGAAATACAATACCTCCCCGTTACAGATGGGCGATGGCGCCGCAATCAAGTCATCGAAGAGTCTTTAGCACACCTTTGTACAAAAATTGGTGATTGGCTATCATCTGGCCGATACAAAGCCCGTCAAATCGGAATCTTGGTAAGAAGTAACGCGCAAGCCAAGCAGGTCATCCAACAACTGATGGAGTACAAAAATACAGTAGGCTTGGAATTAGAAGTAATATCGGGCGATGCCCTTACCCTGATATCCAACGACGCTATCCTGCTCTTGGTGGAAACGCTCAAAGCGCTGGTCTATAATTCCGAGAGCCACACCCTACATCGAGCAAAGATGGCTTACCTCTATCAACTCATCCGTAGCAATAGCTCTTTCGACACCACATACTGGCTAGCTTTCAAATCCAATAATATTCAAGATATACGCCCAATTCTTCCCTCTCAATTGGTAGAAGAATGGAATCAATTACAGAAATCACCACTGATTCATTTGGTCGAAAAACTGATTGAAATCTATGGCCTCACGACCAAACAAAATAAGCACTTACCATACATCTTGGCGTTTAAAGATATCATCAACAATTTTTCACAAAGTGGCGAGCGCGGCATTACCCAATTCCTAGAATTCTGGGAAGAAGATGGAAATCGGGCTACCCTGCCCTCAAGCGGAAAAGTCAATGCTATCGAAGTGACGACGATACACAAGTCGAAAGGACTGGCATATGATGTAGTCATGATACCGTTTTGCTCTTGGGACCTAGACGGCAAGCTCAACGGAGACTTTTGGATAGATGTACAAGATAGCCCCTTCGCGCAATTGGGCAAGATTCCAATCAAGTACAATAGCAGCGTGGGGCGATCGATCTTCTACAAGCAATATTTTGAAGAAATGCTCTTCAACTATATGGATGCATTGAACACTTTTTATGTGGCCACCACCCGTGCCGTGGAGCACCTTTATATTTGTGCCCCTTCTTTCAAAGAAACTGTTGATAAAAAAACTGGAGAAATCCTAGGCTACGAAGTTAAGAATGAATACATCAGCGACCTCTTATACCAAGCGCTAGGCCAAGACGATGCTCCATTTACCTTTGAAAATGGGCAGCTGGCTATTGGACAAACGGCCCTACAGAAAGAGGAACCCACTTTATCTCCTAAAACCGTAGCTGAACAAGGTGGAAAAGTAATTCACCAATCAATAGCACTCGATGCATACCCCATATCACAGGAGCTACAAAAGGCATTTGACAAATCAACAAAACGCACTATCAACACTATTATGATGATGGAAAAAGCTGCTCAATATGGTATACTCGCCCATGAAATCATGTCTGAAATAAGCTTGGAAAAAGAGATAGACCGATGGGTAGACAAGTACATCGAAGAAGGCGTCCTCACTGCAGAAGACCGTCCCTTTATATTACGGGAAATCCACCAAATATGGCATCATCCGCAAATCAATAAATGGTTGAATGGTCAGTACAAAATTTGGAATGAAGCCAGTATCATTTTAGAAACCGGCGAAACCATTAGACCGGACAAAGTATTTACCGCCGAACATGAAACCATCGTACTGGATTTCAAATTTACCAAGGGAGACAGCGCAGATCACAAATGGCAGGTCGACAATTACAAAAAAGCACTCGAGAATCTCGGATATCAACAAGTAAAAGGCTTTTTATATTATGCAAAAAGCAACGAACTGGTAGAAGTAAAATAA
- the porL gene encoding type IX secretion system motor protein PorL/GldL yields MATKRKFKFGINTLINWGASVVIIGLMFKILHFKGGEWMIGVGLAVEAVLFFIMGFLASEPELDWARVYPELDEDYKGELPKAGARPVVAQPAVALGNTAALDKLLQDAKIDENLIGNLGDGLRTFSDKVAAISKVADTATATNQFADKLNAASTGAAQLSHAFDRAAADLQTFNESAADMHQFKEQVSTFNKNLASLNAIYGNMLSAMNTNRS; encoded by the coding sequence ATGGCAACTAAGCGTAAGTTTAAATTTGGGATCAATACACTCATCAACTGGGGAGCGTCAGTCGTAATCATAGGATTGATGTTTAAAATATTGCATTTTAAAGGAGGGGAATGGATGATTGGTGTTGGATTGGCGGTAGAAGCGGTATTGTTTTTTATTATGGGATTCTTGGCAAGCGAGCCCGAGTTGGACTGGGCACGTGTCTATCCAGAGTTGGACGAAGACTATAAAGGAGAATTGCCTAAAGCAGGTGCTCGTCCTGTCGTAGCACAGCCTGCAGTAGCGCTAGGAAATACTGCTGCATTGGATAAGTTGTTGCAAGATGCCAAAATCGACGAGAACCTGATTGGGAATTTGGGTGATGGACTACGTACTTTCAGCGACAAAGTAGCAGCCATCTCAAAGGTAGCTGATACGGCTACTGCGACAAATCAATTTGCAGACAAATTGAATGCGGCATCCACAGGAGCGGCTCAATTAAGTCATGCTTTTGATAGAGCGGCAGCTGATTTGCAGACGTTCAATGAGTCTGCTGCAGATATGCATCAGTTCAAAGAACAAGTAAGTACATTTAATAAAAACTTAGCGTCATTAAATGCCATTTATGGGAATATGCTTTCTGCTATGAATACCAATAGATCATAG
- a CDS encoding cupin-like domain-containing protein, with protein sequence MKLKPVDKISGIAPNDFIRDYLKKGQPVIIKDFISPKSACWDKWSYDYFKEIAGSEVISVYGKEEESQDRAASAPIGKMTFGEYLDLIQREPTELRLFLFDLLKLRPELKKDVIYNDVTGGKVLQWLPYMFFGGEGSATRNHFDIDMSHVFISQFQGVKKIWVFPNSQSDLMYKLPYNFHGIANLKTSSVDEYPALKFLDGYEAEIHPGETLYMPAGWWHYIQYATEGYSISVRALPSSFSEKLKGARNLFITRYFDDTMRKIFKGRWFDYKIQMAKARANRAIKKYK encoded by the coding sequence GTGAAATTAAAACCAGTAGATAAAATTTCCGGAATAGCTCCGAATGATTTCATTAGAGATTATCTGAAAAAGGGCCAACCCGTGATTATAAAGGACTTTATCAGTCCTAAAAGTGCTTGTTGGGATAAATGGAGTTATGACTATTTCAAAGAGATAGCCGGAAGCGAGGTGATTTCTGTTTATGGAAAAGAAGAAGAATCTCAAGATAGGGCAGCCAGTGCGCCAATTGGGAAGATGACTTTTGGCGAGTATTTGGATTTGATTCAAAGGGAGCCCACCGAATTGAGACTTTTCTTATTTGATTTATTAAAGCTTCGTCCCGAATTAAAGAAGGATGTAATTTACAACGATGTAACGGGCGGAAAGGTCTTGCAGTGGTTGCCTTACATGTTTTTTGGAGGAGAAGGGTCGGCGACACGTAATCACTTTGATATTGATATGTCTCATGTTTTTATCTCCCAATTTCAAGGAGTCAAAAAAATATGGGTATTCCCCAATAGTCAATCGGATTTGATGTACAAATTGCCCTATAATTTCCATGGCATCGCTAATCTGAAAACCAGTAGTGTAGACGAATATCCGGCACTGAAATTTTTGGACGGATATGAAGCGGAGATACACCCCGGGGAGACGTTGTACATGCCGGCAGGATGGTGGCATTATATCCAATATGCTACCGAAGGGTATTCGATATCGGTGAGAGCATTGCCCTCATCATTCAGTGAAAAGCTAAAAGGGGCGCGAAATCTCTTTATAACACGATATTTTGATGATACCATGCGCAAAATTTTCAAAGGCAGGTGGTTTGATTATAAAATTCAAATGGCAAAAGCGAGAGCAAATCGAGCAATCAAAAAATATAAATAG
- a CDS encoding PD-(D/E)XK nuclease family protein — MRKPFLKVVAEDIRDRFGDDLADVAIVFNNKRPITYLKKHLSEVYGKAIWSPQFFTIQEFFSQSSQAADASSLSQFFYLFQLHNDLLIAEGHAAETLEEFYPIAEIILNDFGQLDYELVDIDHIYMELHDTTKIDIAFQHFTSEQQHFIKQFWQSFSIDGHTGIQQRFLQLWKRLPKLYRAFKEKLKKERYINYPTLYRNIVDGSVDNPTFIEKYKKILFVGFNALNRAETHLFQKWQHEERALFYFDADAYYLDDKIQEAGLFIRRNIYSSGLINALGDAPNIIGNRQERIDIYATSGKISQTKLLHDILQQQESADKSSAILLADESLLVPLLQSLPDVKPNITTGYPLTQSPIFGLVDLWMDVQAEISHLKKEKVPFQYVEAFINHPLSRLDQEERFAIFKEISDKQLFEMNINEIKIRSSVLPNFFTRLKASQDLITTLIHLLDNLLISIAEQDKINQIDSNLIVETKKVLQQLHLGIEKIAPTSISFQIGLIRKAISPITSAIEGDPLNGLQIMGLLESRCLNFDHIYVLGANEGVLPKTSSSPTFLPNNLRRAYGLPILENQDALSAYLFYRHLQYSEGIHLFYNSLVDEISTGEESRFIKQLMFESNFRFVVQTQQQTIQFQEPSSELTIPKEGAIWSHMWQSFIEKKKKISATALTTYLQSPLQFFLKYVAEIKEPPSISYEFEMNRLGTVVHNVMETILKPYKGLGEFTSTQRLIAKIEDVDSLVIREIGNQYYTEISSIGELNSMQRIMQKIASEYIKMYLQYDIDHYKAFKIVELENDEDYILDFPIHIEGQEETVRLYGIIDRVDEVMTKEGQVLTRIVDYKTGGDSVVFRDIEKVLTSNTENKALVQTLFYSYVFERVTGRVALEPHLYVARKMREDGTLFNSRTEILAGENLMQVKQHFVSFLKATLEEIFNKDIPFRHHADSKVYESDPYTLFYRNAIVEDEE; from the coding sequence ATGCGTAAACCGTTTTTAAAAGTAGTTGCAGAAGATATTAGGGATAGATTTGGAGATGACCTCGCAGATGTTGCGATAGTATTCAACAATAAGCGTCCGATTACCTATTTGAAAAAACATTTGTCTGAGGTATATGGTAAAGCCATTTGGTCGCCACAGTTTTTCACAATCCAAGAATTTTTCAGCCAATCATCACAGGCGGCAGATGCTTCATCCCTTAGCCAGTTCTTCTATCTCTTCCAATTACATAATGACCTATTGATTGCTGAGGGGCATGCTGCTGAGACATTAGAAGAATTCTATCCAATAGCTGAGATTATACTCAATGACTTTGGTCAATTGGACTATGAGCTGGTGGATATCGACCACATCTATATGGAACTACATGATACCACCAAAATAGATATCGCATTCCAACATTTCACATCAGAACAGCAACATTTCATCAAGCAATTTTGGCAATCATTTAGCATCGATGGACATACAGGTATCCAGCAACGGTTTCTACAACTCTGGAAGCGACTTCCTAAGCTATATCGGGCCTTCAAAGAAAAACTAAAAAAGGAAAGATATATCAATTATCCAACCTTATATCGTAACATCGTAGATGGTAGTGTTGATAATCCGACCTTTATTGAAAAATACAAGAAGATATTATTTGTAGGGTTCAATGCCTTGAACAGAGCCGAAACCCACCTCTTCCAAAAATGGCAACACGAAGAAAGGGCACTATTCTACTTTGATGCAGATGCCTATTACCTAGATGATAAAATACAGGAGGCAGGCTTATTCATACGACGCAATATCTATAGCAGCGGATTAATAAATGCCTTGGGAGATGCCCCAAATATTATCGGAAATCGACAGGAAAGGATAGATATCTACGCAACTTCGGGCAAGATTAGTCAAACCAAGCTATTGCATGATATCTTACAACAACAGGAGAGCGCAGACAAAAGCTCAGCTATTCTATTGGCAGACGAAAGCCTGCTCGTCCCCTTGCTTCAAAGCTTACCTGATGTAAAGCCCAATATCACGACAGGATATCCACTGACCCAGTCTCCAATCTTTGGACTTGTTGACCTATGGATGGATGTACAGGCAGAAATCTCACACTTGAAAAAAGAGAAGGTACCCTTTCAATATGTTGAAGCATTCATCAACCATCCCTTAAGCAGATTGGACCAAGAGGAGCGATTCGCCATTTTCAAAGAAATCTCGGACAAGCAATTATTTGAGATGAATATCAACGAGATTAAAATAAGAAGTAGCGTATTGCCTAATTTCTTCACTAGGCTCAAAGCTTCTCAAGACCTCATTACCACGTTAATCCATCTATTGGACAACCTGCTGATATCGATAGCAGAACAAGACAAAATCAACCAGATAGATAGCAATCTTATCGTCGAAACGAAGAAGGTCTTACAACAACTTCACCTTGGGATTGAAAAGATCGCCCCTACTTCCATATCTTTCCAGATAGGTCTGATACGAAAAGCCATCTCCCCCATTACATCTGCAATAGAAGGAGATCCATTGAATGGATTACAAATTATGGGGCTCTTGGAAAGCCGATGCCTAAATTTCGACCATATATATGTCCTTGGTGCCAACGAGGGCGTATTACCAAAGACATCTAGCTCACCAACATTCCTACCCAATAATCTCAGGAGAGCCTACGGCCTTCCAATTCTGGAAAATCAGGATGCGCTCTCTGCTTATCTATTTTATCGACACTTGCAATATAGCGAAGGTATCCACTTATTTTATAACAGTTTGGTGGACGAAATAAGTACAGGTGAGGAAAGCCGTTTTATTAAGCAGCTTATGTTTGAAAGTAATTTTCGCTTTGTAGTACAGACACAACAACAAACGATTCAATTCCAAGAGCCAAGTAGTGAATTGACAATCCCTAAAGAAGGGGCCATCTGGTCCCATATGTGGCAGTCCTTCATCGAAAAAAAGAAAAAAATATCAGCCACAGCATTAACGACTTACCTGCAATCACCTTTACAGTTCTTTTTGAAATACGTGGCCGAAATCAAAGAACCACCTAGCATTTCCTACGAATTCGAGATGAATCGATTAGGCACCGTGGTGCACAATGTGATGGAGACGATACTAAAACCCTATAAAGGTTTAGGAGAATTTACATCCACACAGCGTCTTATTGCTAAAATAGAGGATGTAGATAGCCTGGTGATACGCGAAATCGGGAATCAGTACTATACCGAAATCAGCAGTATAGGAGAACTCAACAGCATGCAGCGAATCATGCAAAAAATAGCAAGTGAATACATCAAGATGTACCTACAGTATGATATCGATCACTATAAGGCATTCAAAATCGTTGAGCTTGAAAATGATGAGGACTATATCTTAGATTTTCCCATTCACATAGAAGGGCAAGAAGAAACGGTCAGACTGTATGGCATCATCGACCGAGTGGACGAAGTAATGACTAAAGAGGGCCAGGTGTTGACTAGGATTGTGGACTACAAAACCGGAGGAGACAGTGTCGTATTCAGAGATATAGAAAAAGTGTTGACATCTAACACTGAGAACAAGGCTTTGGTACAAACACTCTTCTACTCGTATGTATTTGAGCGAGTAACAGGACGAGTAGCACTAGAACCCCATCTATATGTTGCGCGCAAAATGCGTGAAGATGGCACTTTATTCAATAGTAGAACCGAAATATTAGCGGGCGAAAACCTCATGCAGGTCAAACAGCACTTTGTATCCTTTCTAAAAGCAACGTTAGAGGAGATTTTCAATAAAGACATACCATTCAGACATCATGCTGACAGTAAGGTATATGAATCAGATCCATACACGCTTTTTTATCGAAATGCAATAGTGGAAGATGAAGAATGA
- a CDS encoding gliding motility protein GldN, whose translation MKKLGALLILISTCSTAVLAQQENLSNSTKPVQAEEPPVDGYLVKSDIAERKVIPYANIRQTDIAYSKRVWRELDLREKMNKAFASPKSRLIDIIVDAIMKGELTAYDPTPTDNDPNGDSFKNVLPVDQVMSRFGGDSTLVEEYNENNEVVSSHYESKKFSGENVVKFRIKEDWIFDKQRSVFEPRIVGIAPLVTPNIEGLATNPILPTGTNAPVEGGNPFDPFAVQPETATAQPTNEDASLAQLPTEDATFSPQIDATPAFWVYFPEARHVFVNKEVVNRNNDATGLSYDDVFIKRMFSSYIVKQSNPEDLRIKDYIGDGLERLYESERIKKTLMDYEQDLWSY comes from the coding sequence ATGAAAAAGTTAGGTGCTTTATTGATTTTGATCTCGACTTGTTCTACCGCTGTCTTAGCACAGCAAGAGAATCTGTCCAATAGTACCAAGCCCGTGCAGGCTGAGGAGCCTCCTGTGGATGGTTATTTAGTAAAATCTGATATTGCAGAGCGTAAGGTAATCCCATACGCAAACATTCGACAAACGGATATCGCTTACAGTAAGCGTGTCTGGAGAGAATTGGATTTGAGGGAAAAGATGAATAAGGCGTTCGCTTCGCCTAAATCAAGATTAATCGATATCATTGTAGATGCGATTATGAAAGGCGAATTGACGGCCTATGACCCAACACCTACGGATAATGACCCTAATGGCGATAGTTTCAAGAACGTGCTTCCCGTTGATCAAGTCATGTCCCGCTTTGGTGGAGATAGTACATTGGTAGAGGAATACAACGAGAACAATGAAGTGGTGAGCTCACATTATGAATCCAAAAAATTCAGTGGTGAGAATGTGGTTAAGTTTAGGATTAAGGAGGATTGGATTTTTGACAAACAACGATCTGTATTTGAGCCGCGTATCGTGGGTATAGCCCCTTTAGTCACACCAAATATTGAAGGTTTGGCGACCAATCCTATACTTCCTACGGGCACTAATGCGCCTGTAGAGGGAGGCAATCCTTTCGATCCTTTTGCCGTTCAACCAGAGACAGCTACAGCCCAACCTACGAATGAGGATGCTTCTTTAGCGCAATTACCTACGGAGGATGCGACATTTAGTCCTCAGATAGATGCAACACCTGCTTTTTGGGTGTATTTCCCAGAAGCTCGGCATGTATTCGTGAATAAGGAGGTCGTCAACAGAAATAATGATGCAACTGGATTAAGTTATGATGATGTATTCATCAAAAGAATGTTCTCGAGTTACATCGTCAAACAATCCAATCCCGAAGATCTAAGAATTAAAGATTATATTGGCGACGGATTGGAGCGATTGTACGAGTCTGAAAGAATCAAGAAAACATTGATGGACTATGAACAAGACCTATGGTCATATTAA
- the porM gene encoding type IX secretion system motor protein PorM/GldM, which yields MAGRRETPRQKMIGILYLVLLGLVALNVSDSILDAFKNLANSLSTSTQNTQSGIDNMFLSFRETKMKENPERAKPILERAEKAQQLTSNLTSYVEELKTLLAQEGGGEDDETGDLRKRNNTDIAYRLMITEKRGKELREKINATKAELEKLTNKEVNFSLFAQDPPARAGIKKSWEDSNFGDGIPLTAAITALEKIKADAKNAESAAVKHIFGKMDQAVVNLDRFSAVAVAPTSYLIQGQPYTAKVFLTAYDSKSNPQISVNGGALNVTDGQGLYSVNTSSVGEFKWQGKIMVQQTDGTMKEYMTEPMTYQVAKPSAVVSPDAMNVLYIGVSNPISVSAPGIPMSSIDVSGSGVSVSGSGGKYAAKVSTPGKATISVSAKIDGKVQQLGTTEFRVKRIPKPAARVAGKTGGAISAAQLRGQNVVSAALDNFEFDAKFSITKFNMYILKPRVDPIGPYQSSGSSFSAQMKTGLGAITPGTLVAIYNIVGVGPDGVAQNLDPISFQVTN from the coding sequence ATGGCAGGTCGTAGAGAAACACCAAGACAGAAGATGATCGGAATCCTATATTTGGTGCTACTGGGGTTAGTAGCGCTCAATGTAAGTGATTCCATATTAGATGCATTTAAAAATTTAGCAAATAGCTTAAGCACGTCTACCCAGAATACGCAATCAGGGATAGACAATATGTTTTTGTCTTTTAGAGAGACAAAAATGAAGGAAAATCCAGAGCGTGCCAAACCTATCTTGGAACGTGCGGAGAAAGCACAACAGTTGACCAGCAATTTGACTTCGTACGTAGAAGAATTGAAGACGCTGTTGGCGCAAGAAGGTGGTGGGGAAGATGATGAGACTGGAGATTTGAGAAAAAGAAACAATACAGATATTGCATATCGATTGATGATTACCGAGAAAAGAGGTAAGGAATTGAGAGAAAAGATAAATGCAACGAAAGCTGAATTGGAGAAATTGACAAATAAAGAAGTCAACTTCAGTTTATTTGCACAAGATCCTCCGGCAAGGGCAGGTATCAAGAAAAGTTGGGAAGATTCTAACTTTGGAGATGGTATCCCATTGACTGCGGCAATCACGGCATTGGAAAAAATAAAGGCAGATGCCAAGAATGCCGAATCTGCAGCTGTCAAACATATTTTTGGAAAGATGGACCAGGCAGTCGTCAATTTGGATAGGTTTTCAGCAGTGGCCGTAGCACCCACCTCGTACTTGATTCAAGGTCAACCGTATACTGCTAAGGTCTTTTTGACTGCTTATGATTCGAAGTCCAATCCGCAAATCTCTGTAAATGGTGGAGCATTGAACGTGACCGATGGACAGGGACTATATTCGGTGAATACATCGTCTGTAGGAGAGTTTAAATGGCAAGGTAAGATTATGGTGCAGCAGACAGACGGTACAATGAAAGAGTACATGACAGAGCCCATGACCTATCAGGTGGCGAAGCCTTCGGCAGTCGTATCTCCTGATGCTATGAATGTCTTGTATATTGGTGTGTCAAATCCAATTTCGGTATCTGCACCTGGTATACCTATGAGCAGTATCGATGTGAGTGGCTCAGGTGTTAGCGTTTCAGGGTCGGGAGGTAAGTATGCTGCTAAAGTATCCACTCCAGGCAAGGCAACTATTAGTGTATCTGCAAAGATTGATGGTAAAGTGCAGCAACTCGGTACGACAGAATTTCGGGTGAAGCGTATCCCGAAACCTGCAGCACGTGTAGCCGGTAAAACTGGAGGAGCAATCTCTGCCGCACAGCTGAGAGGACAAAATGTAGTGTCAGCAGCATTGGATAATTTTGAATTTGATGCTAAGTTTAGCATTACCAAATTTAACATGTATATCTTGAAGCCCAGAGTGGACCCTATAGGACCATATCAATCCTCTGGATCAAGCTTCTCGGCACAGATGAAAACTGGTCTGGGAGCGATTACTCCTGGTACATTGGTGGCGATTTATAATATTGTAGGGGTTGGGCCAGACGGTGTGGCACAAAACTTGGACCCTATTTCATTCCAAGTCACAAATTAG